A genomic segment from Hippoglossus stenolepis isolate QCI-W04-F060 chromosome 3, HSTE1.2, whole genome shotgun sequence encodes:
- the si:dkey-49n23.1 gene encoding semaphorin-3D, giving the protein MSDTQPTLSRHSADTQPHHVPAASRWNKPEPRTRASSRVTALLPAALSVTSSRPLSLHVQRRSQVAAMLMLCLLLCLQPADSSAAADAKPRSQTGPRLQLSHSELRNSSGIFWTGGVSGGYETMLLDEDHGWLLVGGKDHIYLLRPDSLDLPTRSVYWPAATEHVEHCRLAGKSLETDCANFVRLLQPFNKTHVYACGTGAFHPQCTYLHLGHSTEEPLFMLSHAVESGRGKCPFSPREPFTARLTDGELYAGTSVDFMGANAAIFRTTIQGSSQHYIRTEAYDHNWLNEPEFVGSFSIPDTHSPDDDKVYFFFKEKAVEAGQWDKRVYSRVARVCKNDVGGKRSLINRWTTFLKARLVCSVPGPSGVDTHFDELEDIFVLETKDPQNPTIYGVFSTSSSIFRGSAVCVYSMASIRAAFNGPFAHKEGPDYRWVEYKGRIPYPRPGACPSETYDALHKSTKDFPDEVVSFMRQHQLMWEPVPPLGGRPILTRVNAPCMLKRVVVDRVEAEDGPYDVLHLGTDDGKVVKAVSVTKDNWDPEEIILEELTVFKSATPVLSMELSTKRQQLYVSSELSVAQLGLQRCELYGTDCAKCCLARDPYCSWDGQTCSRFFPSSKRRARRQDVKYGDPWSQCPVTEDDSASVEEKSLYGVEGNSTFLECVPRAPQAELRWTVQRHTGSSQQTEDRLPLSDDDRSLHMKRGLLVQRLELADAGLYTCTSHEHSYSQVLARYRVHIIPNHSLHPAARHQQSHSPHHGKTGPAGGALPVFPGSRPPSSLPGLRNSWLPQHRSYKDLHTVGTNSLSADEYCEQLWYREKRRQQKLRTLKLKQESRKARVRRNNPPELPL; this is encoded by the exons ctgcagcgcTCAGTGTGACGtcctctcgccctctctccctccacgtTCAGCGACGATCACAGGTGGCAGCCATGTTGATGTtgtgtctcctgctgtgtcttCAGCCTGCAGACTCCAGCGCTGCTGCAGATGCGAAACCCAGGAGTCAGACCGGCCCGCGGCTGCAGCTCTCGCACTCAG aGTTGAGGAACAGCTCAGGCATCTTCTGGACAGGTGGCGTCAGCGGCGGGTACGAGACGATGCTGCTGGACGAGGATCACGGTTGGCTGCTGGTCGGAGGCAAAGACCACATCTACCTGCTGAGGCCCGACAGCCTGGACCTGCCCACACGTTCG GTTTACTGGCCGGCTGCCACAGAACATGTGGAGCACTGCAGGCTGGCGGGAAAAAGTCTGGAG ACGGACTGTGCCAACTTTGTTCGGCTGCTGCAGCCTTTCAACAAGACTCATGTTTACGCCTGTGGCACCGGTGCCTTCCACCCACAGTGCACGTACCTGCACTTAGGACACAGCACAGAg gagcCGTTGTTCATGTTGTCTCACGCGGTCGAGTCAGGACGAGGAAAATGTCCCTTCAGTCCCAGAGAGCCATTCACAGCCAGACTGACTG ATGGTGAGCTGTACGCTGGGACCTCAGTCGACTTCATGGGAGCAAATGCTGCGATCTTCCGCACGACGATCCAGGGCAGCAGTCAACACTACATCCGCACCGAAGCCTACGACCACAACTGGCTGAACG agcCAGAGTTCGTCGGCTCCTTCTCCATCCCGGACACTCACAGTCCCGACGACGACAAGGTTTACTTCTTCTTCAAGGAGAAGGCGGTGGAGGCGGGACAGTGGGACAAGAGGGTTTATAGTCGTGTGGCTCGAGTCTGCAAG AACGACGTCGGAGGGAAGAGGAGTCTGATCAACCGCTGGACGACCTTCCTTAAAGCGCGACTCGTCTGTTCTGTCCCCGGACCGTCCGGTGTGGACACGCACTTTGATGAGCTGG aggaCATTTTTGTTCTGGAAACCAAAGACCCTCAAAATCCCACCATCTATGGCGTCTTCAGCACGTCCAG TTCTATATTTCGCGGTTCGGCCGTGTGTGTCTACTCCATGGCGTCGATCCGTGCGGCTTTCAACGGACCGTTTGCCCATAAAGAAGGTCCTGACTATCGCTGGGTGGAGTACAAAGGCCGCATCCCATATCCCAGACCTGGAgct TGTCCCAGTGAGACCTACGACGCTCTCCACAAATCCACCAAGGACTTCCCAGACGAGGTGGTGAGCTTCATGCGGCAGCATCAGCTGATGTGGGAGCCGGTCCCGCCCCTGGGAGGCAGACCCATCCTAACCCGGGTCAACGCGCCCTGCATGTTAAAGAGAGTGGTGGTGGACAGGGTGGAGGCCGAGGATGGACCTTACGACGTCTTACACCTGGGAACAG ATGATGGGAAGGTGGTGAAGGCGGTGTCGGTCACCAAAGACAACTGGGACCCAGAGGAGATCATTCTGGAGGAGCTGACCGTCTTCAAG AGTGCGACTCCCGTCCTGAGCATGGAGCTGTCGACCAAGAGG CAACAGCTGTACGTGTCCAGCGAGCTCAGCGTGGCCCAGCTGGGGCTCCAGAGGTGCGAGCTGTACGGGACGGACTGTGCTAAGTGTTGTCTGGCCAGGGACCCCTACTGCTCCTGGGATGGACAGACCTGCTCCAGGTTCTTCCCCAGCAGCAAGAG GCGGGCACGGAGACAGGATGTGAAGTATGGAGACCCCTGGAGTCAGTGCCCAGTCACAGAGGACG ACTCTGcctctgtggaggagaagtCTCTGTACGGCGTAGAAGGAAACTCCACCTTCCTGGAGTGCGTTCCTCGGGCGCCTCAGGCCGAGCTCAGGTGGACGGTGCAGCGGCACACGGGCAGCTCGCAGCAAACTGAGGACAGA cttCCTCTCAGCGATGACGACCGCTCTCTCCACATGAAGCGTGGGTTGCTGGTTCAACGCCTAGAGCTGGCTGACGCAGGCCTCTACACCTGCACCAGCCATGAGCACTCCTACAGCCAGGTCCTGGCCCGATACCGCGTTCACATCATCCCCAACCACAGCCTCCACCCAGCTGCCCGACACCAGCAGAGCCACAGCCCCCACCACGGGAAGACTGGCCCGGCGGGGGGGGCCCTGCCCGTGTTCCCGGGCTCTCGCCCGCCGTCGTCTCTGCCGGGACTCAGGAACTCGTGGCTGCCGCAGCACCGGAGCTACAAGGACCTGCACACGGTGGGGACCAACAGTCTGAGCGCGGACGAGTACTGTGAGCAGCTGTGGTACCGAGAGAAGCGCCGGCAGCAGAAGCTCCGCACTCTGAAGCTGAAACAGGAGAGCAGGAAAGCTCGGGTGAGGAGGAACAACCCCCCTGAGCTTCCTCTCTAG